The genome window acttccatgaaggagattgtggaaaccacactgggggcagggcattattctcaaggatcctgaggacaggatactattggccaactatgaagagagatgctatggagtatgctaagaagtgtgatccttgtcagagacacagcaatatcattcatcaaccagctgaatttttgcatcctatatcctcctcttggccatttatgagatggggtatggatatagttggtaagctccctaaggcacctggtggaaaagtgttcatgcttgctatgactgattacttctccaagtggatagaggctgaagcttttgcccaagtcagagaaaaggaagttatatccttcattaaaagaaatattattactagatttggtattccttctgagaTTATATAtcataatggttcccaatttattgggggcagaactactaacttttgtgacagctgggggattaagatgataacatcaacaccagtccacccacaagctaatggtcaggcagaatcatctaataagatcatcatcaacaatttgaagaagaagcttggatccaagaaagggaaatgggcagaagagttaccttatgtgctttgggctgataggacaacccctaagaatgctacaggccagactccattctctttggtatttggggcagaatcagtgatccctacagaaatggtggtcccagttgctagaacaagtattcgtgatcctgaggaaaatgatgaaaacttggttcaagacctggatactatagaagaaataagggatctggctaggataaggatggccagttatcaacaaagaatggctggtgcttacaacaaaaatgtcaggatcagaaagTTCCAAATTGGTGacatggtgttaaggaaagcatttcaaaataccaccaatcctgctgatggaaagttggcaccaaaatgggaaggaccttacttgattgaagctgaggcaggaaagggggcatatcgattgctaacaatggaaggcgATTTGCTACCTAgggcctggaatgctgtccatttgaagaaatacttcatgtgagcagaacccgtgatcctcacatcataagtatccttgaaggatccttagagcacaaatgatccttactttggtaacattctaatctcaaactgTTTCATTTCCTTACTTTCTCACATAAGGATAAGGATCTTGTATCCTCTATCCACCTTTCacatgattctgagttttgaaggttcaggtatccttagcaaaaggatggttatccacaaaagcaaccggttacttgggtttgaccccagttatttgggcttgaccccagttccgcctatagcgcatgatgatcctggtatagttcatggcaatgggaccagtactcgctttaggggctgataattccattgtactggctatacctaggatcctacgtataatggtagacgtaccatacatccgttcctaaggtttctaacattttcacgttagctaaggttttggcattttcatgccactaagtttggatagtcgccagttagggccatactccagtttacacatgatccttgggcttgtccccagttatccttgggcttgtccgcagttatcctttgggcttgtccccagttgctaacttttatattggcttagtcccaagtcatgttctatttcaggtctttgaagttgaacaatcaaggatccttgatccttacttcttactaaggtttgtcttatggttatcctggcTATGGTATTAAGgactaggatcctaacttggatcctcaggtatgatccttaactattttaattttattcattgataatttgaataacccttgtgctttgacaactgaacttacaatccttaaaatatactactttttggaatttttcaactataggatatttgatcctggatcatatcctaaaaatTTTCTATCTAATTTGTTCAACTTTTCTTATTCAGACAAgtgtatatcaaaacaattgaaaattaaaaggatatacaaggataacaacacatgataagccaaaaaagattaaagttattttattaacaaaggattaaccatcaaaagttgtcaaaattgccaacccacgtttctaccagcaaaacgtggcccgtccacatgggttggcaacgggtgtccattgtttgtgcggtcatagcatgcaggtgaTAAAAGGCGGCaagatcacaatggcttcatcccccaaatagaggatccctccaccatttgtaatcctacatattgtccaaaggatcctggatccttaaccctaaagctattgttcaaatacaaaccaaccattgttcaacaaaaactaccatcaaacctaaaaaattgggctccggttATGtttagaagtgtccatcattgcccaatcaagcagcctacaccttcgctgcatcaccatccccagctccactagcttcaccaccatgatccttgccactgcctccagcctcgatcgtcaggatctcctcagcctcctcctcgtcatccagctcagccagccttgccttccagccttccacatcccaggtgctcctatcgaagtcaggatcctgagcttccaaggccatctgcaatttggtcttatacatcgctatggcagcagagactttagcgtcctgggtgatctcatgcttctcgtagtcagcaTTAATTAGCACCTTGGCTGTCTCATTTCTGGCATTCTGGAGGTCTttttggaggtcggcaatcttaagatccttgagcagtgcaacttgttggaggtcagcaatcttcctatCCTGCTCCTCAACGTTCCCCACATAatcttcaatctcagcaaatttctgcaaagaggataaagaacagttcaagaccaggtgatcctcaaacaagcaggatatataagcagggacagtgatccttacatcgttgaagtactcaaggaattggtggcggatcagagacagaccttgcagatcctcagcttcagaggcttttcttttcttgcctccccttcctttggagggtgccttagggattgaagcagttgggctagcaggaagCTTTTTCTTGGTGGATCGCACGTTGTCCAAATCGGTCACGCTGAACTTGGAGGCGGATCATGAAGCTTTTCTAGCACCTGCACAATCaaagcaagataagtatccttatcctatttctatttaactatttattcaAATATTTAACTATAcaaaaaacaggatacttacttgacattgtgactgagcctgaggatacctcttgtgaatcctgggtgattgtcttgaatgatcttgtttcaggacTGAGTCTTCTAAAGGCAGCAAGCCTTTCCTTGGTAGCAGGAGACGGTATGAGGTGTGAGACAGTAACAGCTGCATAACAAAAaacaaaagggtgttagtgatccttatacaaaTAGAAGAttgtctggtgatccttctcaggatcctctatcctaccatgggtggcccatttccttggtagatcctttccattagggatagaatctcttttgacgaagaagaaacgccgtttccagttggtgtcgttcTTGATTGCTTTAAAAATTGGGTGTTCTTCACCAGGCttacgtttgaacaagtatcggtgggatccaaaggtagtgagatcatacatctcggccagctctgacattcctaggtcaatcccctcctgctcaatgatcctctcaagggtacacaaaaccctccagatcgttggcatagcttggatataagaaatgccagtaagagagaagaaggattgggtaaaggctggaaaaggataggtatagcctatggtgaacggggtaacaGGAAAGGCAATCCAAGTTTCAGAAAcaagatcgctcaaagcagtGGGATCAAAGGATTTGAATACGGTGTTCGCTGGGAAGCAATAACGGATTCTATCGATCTGTGGATCAGTGAAACAACAGCGTTCTTttgcggaatctttgatgatcccttgacttttcagagggctgttcttctggtgatccttagcgggAGAATTCCGGAGCATCATTTTCAACGAGATGATGATAAAAGAtgtaaaacagagtaagagacggaagaagaggagaagagaatacctgatcgatcttcggatgagaatttaaagggagtttctcttagatttaaatgcaaattgatcctatctctaactcctatttataatcatgatcttgcagggtaagtcacctcagtgacgtcaggattgcaacggatagttcgattttaacggctatatatccgttagtttgttgcggataagatcaacaaaatataactcatatATTTTACataatcactccttatattttggggcaattgttaggggaggatttcctaatgacctgtgatcctcaagtgttatcctgtttggtgatccttacttctgtgacagatggtgatcctcagaagtgcttcaggatcaggatcatggatcatcctaaggatccttatactaacgattgttcactttgaattcggtattgttttgcaggagtaccggcttggacttggtcatggcgatattcctggagcatattcccttcaattctgcacgtgcttgaccattgtgaacgttgtggagaacgtggggagaaggcatgaaatgcggatagttattaggctagatattttctatttttaaaggggatagcgatctatttttagaacacttggttattttttggctacacacactcgtacaactgcactcatcagcttacagcaaaacacttagcaattttcatacatttctacacgatacactatagtgatccttgtacctagctcgctatcatccgaagttgtaaaagaattattgtttaatttgagttggtgatcggtagtttccatcacccgaggttttttatgctggagatcattcattgatcaagggatatttcctcgtataaatctttgtgtcacttgtgcaatttatttctgagtgatcctcattgttgtttgccaattcaagcatcataccccgtaacagagagtttggttgcattatccttgtctgatttttaaccaaaacaactTCCAGGTTTTCCTGGCTGTGCTGGACTCTAGTATATCTTGGACCGCGGGGTCTTGTATTACTTCTCCATCGGGAATCTCAGCCAAGAAATCGGTGATCACATGCCCCTTAATTGTTGTTTTCTTTCGATATTCGATATCTAGGGCTCCCAACTCAATCGCCCATTTGGCCAATCTTCCAGAGATTTCTGGCTTGTGCAAGATTTGCTGTAGTGGATAATTTGTTAAGACTTGTACATGGTGCCCTTGTGAGCTGCCGCCAGGTACATTTTTAAGAGTTCTTCTAGGTATGGCGCTGTCAACATGGGTAGCTTTTCAATGAAACGCTTCATGTCTTGTAAAGCCTCTTCGGCTTCACTGGTCCATTTGAAGTTTTTCTTGTTGAGGCAGTCTTTCAACGTTTTTATGAACGGCAAAGATCTCTCGGCGTGTCTCGCCAAGAATTTGTATGGCCACTAAACACCCATTCAATGCTTGTGCCTCTTTCAAAGTCCTAGGGGAGGACATTCGCGTTATAGCGGCTACTTTTTTCGGGTTAGCTTTAAAACCTTCCTGGGTGACCACTACCCCCAAAAACTTGCCTTCTTCTACCCCGAACGAACACTTTTTGGGGTTGAGCTTAATGTTGTGTTCTCTTAGCTTTTGGAAGGTTTCTTCGATGTCTTCGAGCATTTGTTTTTCCTCTCTGCTTTTGATCACTAAGTCGTCGACATACACTTCCAGATTTCTGCCAATTTGCTTTTTGAAAGCTTTGTCCATGAGACGCTGATAAGTGGCCCCGGCGTTTCGTAGGCCAAATGGCATTTTGGAAAGCAGAAGATGCCTATGTTGGTGTTAAACGCCGttttttcttcgtcttctctTGACATTTTGATCTGGTGGTAACCCTTATAGGCGTCTAAGAAACACTTGTACCTATAAAGGGACCAGAGAGTCAACTTTGAAATCCATCTCAGGCAGCGGATAGGCATCTTTAGGGCAAGCCTTGTTCAAGTCTTTGAAGTCAATGCACATCCGCCATGTGCCATCTGGTTTTTTAACCATCACGGGGTTTGATACCCATGTATGATATTTAGTTTCTCTAAGAATTCCAGCTTCAACCAGCTTTCGTACTTCTTTCACTACCGCTGCCTTTCGATCAGGAGCCATGCTACGCTTTCCCTGGGTGACTAGCTTAATTCCCGGGAGCGTTGCTAACTTATGCTCTGCCTTGTCCCGGGGTATCCCAGTCATGTCAGAGTGTTCGAAAGCGAAGATATCGGCGTTCCTCCTCGGCAACTGTTTGAGGTTGTTTTTCACCTCAGAAGAAAGGCCATCTCATATTGTCACTGTTTGCTCAGGATGGCGTGTGCTTAAAACCCACCTTTCTGGGCCGATGGCACCGGTAGGTCCTTGACGGCACCTCTTGGTATCCAAAACTTCTCCCAGCTTGTCCCGGTATACCGTTGCAATTCCCCGTGGGGTGGGGAACTTCATGAACCCACGCGCCGTGGAGACTACGGCGATTAGTTTACCCAGGGTGAACCTTCCAATGATTACATTATGGTAAGACTCAACGCGTACCACAAGAAACGTGAGGAGTATAGTTCTTTCCCGGGGGGTCTGTCCGAAAGTTACTGGGAAAGTAATTTGGCCGATTGGGTCAACCTTTTCTCCGGTGAACCCCTTAATGGGGGCGTGTACCGACTCGAGCAATTTTCTGTCTTCCAGTTGCATTCTGTTGAAACAGTGTTCATAGATGATGTCTTCAGAACTCCCGGTATCTACCAGGATTCTTCTCATATTATAGTCGCCTACCGCGGCAGATATGATTAGGGGATCAGTGGTGAGGTGTAAATCCTCTACGCGTGGTTAGATTTTCATAGTTGCCAGCATCCAGGGTTCGAGTGTGGAGAAACTCCGTTTCGCTCCCTTTCCCTTATTGGCGTATACCATATTTAGCTCCCGCTGTCTCTTGCCCGCCCCTTTGTCAGTCTCCTCTTTGTTGGGGGGCGGACCCTGCTTTATGTCCCGAACCAGGTGAGCCAACTTCCCCGCCTTTACGAAATACTCGATCTGCTTCTTCAATTGGAAACAATCGTTGGTATCATGGCCGCTGCCTTTGTGGTACTCACAATATTTACTGGTATCTTTGTTGGGAGCGTCCTTCAACGGCTTGGGAGGATTAAATTTGAGGTTTTCGGATGCCAGGATTTCTTCCAGCGTTTTACTTAAGTTAGGATAATCAGACCGTGGCTTAGAGGAGGACTCGTTTATTGAGTATGAACCCCTAGATCTATCGTATCGCGAGTCTGATCTATCACTTTTTTGGTACATGTCTCCTCTGCCTTTGCCCTTAGAGTTCCGCTGCTCTCTATCGTCTTGGTTTTTCTGGGCTTCCTTCTTCCTGTTAGCCGCATGACTGGCTGCAACAGTCTTTTCTTGTGTAACGTATACCTTGGCTATCCTCAGGATTTCGTCTATGGTGGGGAGCACGCCATCCCTTCCGTAGAGTGTCCTTAACAATTCGTCATTGTTTACTCCTTGTAGGAAAGCCTCGCAGGATAGATCGTTTGTGACACCTGGGATCGCCAGGCTTTCCTTGTTAAACCTAACGATAAAACTCTCCACTGCTTCATTATCTCGCCGACGAATGTGGAGGAGTTCGTTTCGATCCTTTGTGTGTCGTCTCTGTTGACTGAATTGTAACGTGAATTTGGATTCTAAGTCTTCAAAGCTATCGATTTCTCCAATGGGTAGACTATCCCACCATACTCGCGCTGCCCCTACCAGCGTTTGGACAAACATTTTGCACCAAAGAGGCATGGGCCAGCAGGTTACTTCCCCGGCACTTTTGAACAGGTTGAGATGGTCATCAAGGTCACCTAGACCATCGTACTTACCCACTGTATGAGGCATCTTGGGTTTTTCCTTGATTGGGGCTTCAGCTATTCTTCTTGTAAACTTGAACTTGAAAGTAGCGTCCACATGTTTATAAGGTCTGGTGAGATCGTCATCTTCAACGTTAATGGGTTGTACTAGAGGGGTTGTTCCGCCCTGGCTGGTTCCCTGAGTGATAGGGGTTGGGCCGAGGTGATGTTCAGTGTAGAGCTGGGACCCCCGTTTAGAGAAAAACGAGGCCTTGATGTGTTTCCTCTATCATAAATAGGTTCCGCCGTAGGCGGGGATTGACTGTAAGCCGGTTATGACGTTGGGAAAGTCAACCAAGGTGGCATATAGGCCGCGTATGGCGACTGCTGGGTATAATTTTGTGCCGCCATCTGTGGAGTATACGTTTGAGTATTGTATGGGGGTAAGTACCCGTAAGGGGGTGCATAGTAGTAACCTGGGAAGTAAGCCTGATTCCCAGGCGTGACCGGGGCATTCATTATCCCTGCAGGCATGATGACTGGCTGGTGTGGTGGTGTGGACAACGCCGCCATAAGTGCTGCCGAGTACAAAGGCGGCAGGGCGTATGTAGCCGAGGGCTGGTAGTATTGAGCCATGCTCATCTGCGGTGTAGTAATACTTGGGCCCGCAGATGTGATAACAGGCATAGTGCTATGACGTATAGTCTGTGCACTCGTTGTTGATGTTAGGGTGGAGACATTGGTGTCTATTGTGGTGGGCACCACTGAGCGCAGCTGCCAAGAGGTGTATGAGAGAGGGTCTGCTGCTGTAATCCCAGAAGAAGTAGCAGAGGTATTCGCAAACCCCGGTGGTGGTGCTTCTGCTTCGAACTCCAGGTCAAGAGACCTGGTCACAGCAGGTGAGGCCGGCATGGTGGTGGCCGCAGAACTCGTTACCAGCAATGGGTTGCTGGTTATCACTGCTTGATTTGGTGTTACTGTTGTGTTCTGATCGCTTGCGATTGGGTTCAATCTTGCTGTTGTTACCAaaaggtcccacggatggcgccaatgaagaaacactgaccttatGGGTAAGCTCTGGCTAGACTTCAACTCTTTGGCGATCCGAACAGCTAACTGCAAAAccaaacaccgttaggactcgttacaggaatggggttattcctgtaaccaccctccggcgtgagaataagtcttgGTTTGGGAAAAAGAAAGTATAAATGTAGAGAGAGAGTAAACGAGAGCAAGATGATTCGTACCTTtgatgtttacctctatttatagtttaccattagggtttcccctaacttaggatgggctccgataagttagggatatgcatgatcttcccaaaagtTTGGGGATTTGGTTACATGGTTTATCCATGCAGAATAGAACATTCTAGAATAAACATGtgtaattaaatatttataataaaataataggtgaTGACCGGGTCGGGTTAGCCGATCCGGGTCATACCTCAtcacaaacatacatacatatatatatatatacgtatactTATACGTATAAATATGTGCCTACGTATATTATAAGACCTTAGTAAAATACAAGCATACAAGTAATATACATGTACATATGTATACATACAAATACGACACAAGAACCTATGAAATAAGTATACATATACTTGGGTACACGTATACGTACAAATACATAACAAATACATGACTTGATCAAGTATGTAAACAAGTACTtatacatgtatatacatatacaaagacatgttaaaaatatattatttttaacaaagtAACAAACTTGGAAAATGTATatttaagaatatatatataaatatacatatgTACATAAACATAATCAAAGACCCATTGAAACAATATTACATGAAACAAGAATATATTTTTAGATAATAAAGTATACTGGTTTCACTAAACAAAACAATGGTGTGGGACATGAAGTCATACAAGGGGGCTAGTCCTTATACATACACGGACAAAGAATACAAATGTATATAGGTACATTATACAATAAACATACGAATAATCAATCATCAGCGAGTCTAAACAAACAAGGGTTTTCAAAGAAGCAAAACAAAGACAAGTCTTAACAAGGTTTACGATGAAAGA of Helianthus annuus cultivar XRQ/B chromosome 1, HanXRQr2.0-SUNRISE, whole genome shotgun sequence contains these proteins:
- the LOC110929407 gene encoding uncharacterized protein LOC110929407 — protein: MPHTVGKYDGLGDLDDHLNLFKSAGEVTCWPMPLWCKMFVQTLVGAARVWWDSLPIGEIDSFEDLESKFTLQFSQQRRHTKDRNELLHIRRRDNEAVESFIVRFNKESLAIPGVTNDLSCEAFLQGVNNDELLRTLYGRDGVLPTIDEILRIAKVYVTQEKTVAASHAANRKKEAQKNQDDREQRNSKGKGRGDMYQKSDRSDSRYDRSRGSYSINESSSKPRSDYPNLSKTLEEILASENLKFNPPKPLKDAPNKDTSKYCEYHKGSGHDTNDCFQLKKQIEYFVKAGKLAHLVRDIKQGPPPNKEETDKGAGKRQRELNMVYANKGKGAKRSFSTLEPWMLATMKI